GCGATAGATGAACAAAAAAGGGATCTGGAGTCGAAGGATGCCCAGTATGCCTACGCCAAGCTGAATTATGAAAGGGAGGCAAGGCTCTTGGAGAAGGAATTTACCACGAAAGACAGTGTGGATAAGGCAAAAAGAGAGTTGGATGTAGCCCTGGCAATGGTGCAGTTGGGGAAGGCAAAAGTGAAAGAGGCCGTTGAAAAACTTAAAACCCTTGAAGTTTCTTTGAGTTATACAAAGATATATGCCCCTATATCAGGCTCTGTATCAACGGTCTCCACGCAGGAAGGAGAAACGGTTGTATCCGGCCTTTCTGCGGCAATTCTCATTACAATTATCGATCCCAGCAAGCTTGAAATGTGGATATATGTCGATGAAACGGATATAGGAAGGACCAAACCCGGAGTAAAGGTTGAGTACTGGGTGGATACATACCGTGACAAGAGGTTTCCAGGGAAGATCGACATGATTTATCCGCAGCCTGAAATAAAGGACAATATCGTCTATTACCTTGCCATTGTGAAGATAGACCCGAAAGATGCGGCGCTCCTCAGGCCGGAGATGACAACCCATGTGAGAATTATCGTTGAAGAAAAGACAAACGTGCTTGTTGTGCCGAATAATGCTGTCCGGTTCGAGGAAGGCAAAAACGTGGTGTATATCAATAAAGGCAAAGGTAAGTCGGAACGCAGGGCAGTGACCATTGGTATAAGGGATGATAGCTTTACAGAAATTGTTTCAGGACTTGCTGAGGGAGAACAAATTGTTATACCTGCTATAAAAAAAGCCCAGACAAACAGCACCACGGGCGTAAAAAAGTGATTATTTTTAAACATATCAAAAAAAGTTATTTTATAGGAGAACGTGAACTTCCTATTCTCAAAGGGATAGACCTTGAAATAGGGAAGGGTGAGTTTGTTATCCTTATGGGTGTTTCAGGGTCAGGCAAAACTACCCTGATGAACATAGTGGGTCTGCTCGATAAACAGACAGAGGGCAAATACGAGTTCATGGGTCAAAGCATCGACGGTCTTGATGATGAGGCCCTTGCAGGATTCAGGAACATGCATATAGGTTTTGTCTTCCAGCAGTTTTTTTTGTTGCCTTATCTCAATGCTATCGAGAATGTTCTGATTCCGATTGTCTATTCAACAAAACAGTTAAAACATCCAAGGGAAAAGGCAAGACAACTTCTGGGGAAATTTGGTCTTGCAGAGAGAATACATAATAAACCTTCGCAACTTTCGGGTGGCGAGCAGCAGCGGGTTGCAATAGCACGTGCTTTAATCAACGATCCTGATCTGATCCTTGCAGATGAACCCACAGGGGCGCTGGATTCCAAAACCGGCAATGAGATTATGGAGCTTTTTTGCATGTTGAACGAAGAAGGCAAGACCGTTATTGTTGTTACGCATGACCCGAAGCTCGCTTCTTTTGGAAAGAGGCTGATAAGGATTGAAGATGGGTCTATCTCTCAAGACATCACAAATTAGAGAATTTCTTGAAGAAACTTTGAAGATTCTGTACTATTATCGGGGGAGGGTTATCTTTTCTCTCATCGGTGTTACCCTCGGTATATTCACTATTTGCATTATTATTACAACAATAGACGGGGCCAATAAGAAGGCCCATGATATCTTTGAAGTGCTCGGCCCGGACTCTATCATGGTTTTTGGCGGTGGCGAGAGACAGCGGGCGGCAAGGGTGAGAGTTATGAGTCTAACCTTCCGGGACGCAGATTCACTTAGCAGGGTCGAGGGAATTTATGATCTGATGAAGGTTTATCAGGTAAGGAATGTTATGATGCAGTATAATGGGAGAAAATGGCAGACCCAGGTAGTCGGGTCTACCACGAACTACTTCGATTCCTTTTCGTGGGGTTTTCAGGCAGGCTCTGTATTTACGGTTGATGACTATAATAATGCAGAGGCAGTCTGTATTATAGGATCAAAGGTGTACAATGAGCTCTTTCAGGATGAAAGCGCCCTTGGAAAGGCAATACTTGTAGGCAAACGACCGACAAAAGTCATCGGTGTCCTTGAAGAAAAAGGAGGCGGCATGGGTGGGCCAAACATTGATGACAGGGTAATCATGCCCTTAACAACAGTAATGAGCAGGATTGCCAATGAGAAACGATATCTTGGTATGATGAGGCTCAAAAGCAACAGGGATATAGACAAGACTGTTGAAGACTTGAGATCGGTACTGAGAAGCAATCATGGTCTTCGAGGGACAGCAGAGGATGATTTTACGATAAGGAGTTCTAAAGACATTATGAAATTTGTTACAGTGATATCGGGTCAGCTTTTTCTTTTCCTTGGAATAGCAGCAATAGTGGCTCTTGTTGTCAGCGGTTTTGTGCTTGCCAACCTTTTTTATCTGACCATACAGGAACGACGCAAAGATATCGGCATCAGGAGAGCTTACGGGGCAACAAAGAGGGGCATCCTTCTCTCCTTTCTCTTCGAAGCTATACTCGTAACTCTAATGGGTGGAATAGCAGGCATTCTGTTGAGTTTGGTACTTGGAGGTACATTAGAAAAGCTCTTAGATATTCCAATGTTATTTTCATATAAGGTTATATTTTTTGCCTTGCTCTTCAGCTTTCTTACCGGCTTGCTTTCCGGTCTCAAACCGGCATTGCGGGCGAGCAGAATCGAACCCATCGAGGCAATAAGGGGATGAGGTTTTACAATATTTCAAACAGTTAAAGAGGTTTAAACGGTCCGAGGCCGTAAAGGGATGATATATAGAATAAAATTTTATCTCAGAATAGCTTTCCAAAATCTTGTAATACACAAAGGCAGGATGAGTCTCGCCCTTCTCGGTATCCTTTTTGCGGTCATGAGCCTTGTTGCCTTCGGCAATATCAGTGATGGTTTAAAAAAACAGATTGATAATGAAATCGGCAAATTTGGAAAAGGATTGATTATTCTAAGATCCGGAGTTATCAATGTGGCAGGAAGAGGTACGCGTCAGTTTGGTGAATCGAAGTCTCTGAAACTTGGGGACGTAAAGAGGATTAAAGAATCCCTTCCGGGGGTTGTGGAAGCAGTGCCTTTTTTTGACATTACCTACCCGGCCCGATATGAAGAAAAAACCCTCACAGTGAATATTATAGGAGCTTCCGACGCTATATTTAAAATAAGGAATTTAGATCTTGTTATGGGAAGGCATTTCACGAATAATGAAGACATCAAGGCAGAAAAAAAGGCTGTAGTCGGGTATAAGGTCTTTGATAATTTTTTTCAGTCAGAGGACCCTATCGGCAAGTATATCATGGTATACAGAGTGCCTACAGAGATCATCGGCGTGATGGATGAAAAAGGAACAGATCTAGCCGGACAGGATCAGGATCTACAGGTTTACATACCGATCAATGCTTTTATGAGGCGTTACAGTAATGTGGACTACATTAAAGGCGCTTATTTTAAGGTGCAGGATGGGGTCTCCCTTATTGAGATGAAACAGAAGCTTAAGGCGTTTATAAGAAAAATACACAATATGAAGCCCGAGCAAAAGGATGATTTCTCTCTTTATACAATGGACGATATTGTGAAAACACAGGAACAGGGCATCCGCCTTGTATCGATTCTGACCATAATTGCTTCTACTGTTTCTTTTTTGATTGGAGGACTCGGCATATTTGCCATCATGCTTCTTTCCATATCTGAGAGAAAGCTGGAAATCGGAATAAGAAGGGTTGTAGGTTCAAGAAAAAGGGATATTATACTTCAGTTTCTCACAGAGTCTGTGATTGTGGCTTTAGTAGGAGGGGCTCTTGGTGTGTCTGTAGGTTTTATAATCACCATGATTGTAAGTTATTTCAGCCATCTTCCCTTTTCTTTATACATAGGGAACATCGTCCTTTCCTTACTTATAAGTACGGCTGTGGGCATTCTGGCAGGTATTTATCCGGCAATACAGGGGACAAAGTATGAGCCGGTGAGTGTCCTCTATCAATAGCATCGTATACAAGCCCGACCTCGAAAAAGGACAGTTCCTTCATACCAATTATTTGAGCGCTATTTTAATAAAAATCTCTCTTCTTTCTTCATAAGAAATGGTATTATAGAAAAAAACAGATGATAAAAAAACTTTTAAGATCAAACAGGGACTTCTCAGGACAGATGATCGAATAGATTATTTCCTGAAGATGAACCAGAAAGATTTTGAAACATACGTCATATCCATAAAGAATTGACTGGACAAAAATTATCATTAAACATGAAAAGATCGCTAAAAAAAGAGGAGGTGAAAAATAATGAAGAAAGCATGTCTTATTATTCTTGCATTGCTTATCAGTGTAGTCTTTGCTTCAACAGGATTTACACAGGAGAAGGCAGCACCGGCAACTCCACCGCCGGCAGCAGGATCTGAAAAAGTTGTTGCACCTGAAAAAGCAGCCCCCGAGAAGAAAGCAAAGAAAACAAAGAAAGCAAAAAAGCCAAAAAAGGAAAAAAAAGCAAAAAAGACACAGGAAGAAAAAGCTCCAGAAGCAGCACCGGCAAAATAACAGCAAGAAAATGGGGGAGCTTAGCACCCCCATTGATTTATCTGTGCTATTTTGATATTAAACTTGATAAGAATTCCCTTTTATTAAAACAAATTATTAAATCCAAGAAGTAAGGTAAATATTTGCTGTATCATTTTGATGGAAAAGGAACACATATCGGCAAAGATACGTATGTAAGCGAACATGTACTTGTCATTGGCAGTGTGGAAATAGGTGATAACTGCTATATCGGTCATGGGGTAATTATACATGCTGCACAAATCGGGGCCTTGAGCGTAATAGGCATGGGAGCTGTTTTGAGTATATATTCTGAAATCGGTGAAAATACCATCATAGCCGAAAGCTCAGTTGTAAAGATGAGGCAGATTATACAGGATGGTGTTGTGGCAGGGGGCAATCCCGCAAAAGTTATCCGGAATATAGCCCCAAAAGATGAAGAATACTGGGGTATGGCAAAACAGCTCTACATTGACCTTGCCAAAAAATACCTTACAAGGGGGATGCAGGAGATTATCTCTTCCCCTTAATGCCCTCCAAATAGTACTTCATTTTCTCGTCAATGAGCTTATCTACTGTACCGTCTTTGACAAGTTTTTCAATCTTTTCGTTAATCTGAGGAAGATATCGGATGAATTTAGATTCCTTTGATATCGAGATGTAGAACATTTCTGCTGTTGCATAGGCCGGCAGGTATTCAATCTTATCGGATATTCCAAGCTTCTCGGCTTCAACCAGTCCTGAATATAAAGCTGAAATAAAATAGTCTGCTTCCGCTGATAATAATTTATTAAAATTATCTTCAGCCTTGAGAAATCTGGAGATTGTCAGTTTCCCGGCAATGAATTTGTCAAACTCCTTTCCAAAACTATCACCAATTGTAGTTGTTCCTTTTTTTCCTATCAGGTCATCCCACTTTTTATATGGGAAGGTCTTATCTTTTTCTACAAATATAACAACAGGGTCCTTCATATACGGGACGGAATAGTTCATAAATGTTTTATATTGTGCTGTCATGTAAATACCTACCATCATATCAATGGCGCCCTCTTTAATACCTTCCTGAACCTGTGTCCATGAGCCTTTGAATTTTGAATCAACGGTAATCCCAATCTCCCCGAATGCCATTTTTACAATTTCAGGGCCCACTCCAACGATATTATCACCTTCCTGCCACATGACAGGCGGGTATTCAGGATGCCCGGTTGCTATTATTGTTTTGGCTGCGTAGACAAGATTTGCAGTAAGAATAAAAGCAACAAAGGCTATCAATATTTTAAATTTCATTAAATACCTCCTATGATGGATCTTTTATTACCAAAGATCATATTGTCTTCTCCCCATAACCTGCAAGCGGTTGCCCCGGCTCTTTATTCTTCTCAAGAGGCTAACATATATTCATATATTGTAGAAGCTATTATTGTGAACTGTATTATTCAATTATAAAATTAAAATAAGTATTAGGAAAAGGCTCGTCTTTCAGCGTAAAATGCCACCACTCCTGATCGTAATTTTTAAAACCCTGTGTTTCCATCAGTGTTTTAAGGAGCATCCTGTTAATTCTTTGCTGTAATCCGATCTGCCTGTTCCCCGGATGGGACAATTCATGAAAGCAATCAAAGCCTGTTCCCATGTCAATGCTGTTATCCTTGAATCTTTTATCAAACGGAAGAAAGCATGCCTTAAGCGACTGGCTGGCGACATAGTCTTCCTGCTTCGGCACAGGCACGGGAACTATGGTTAAATCAACTGTGCTGCCCCTGCTATGACTTGATTTTGCAGCAATGTACCCGTCCTTAAAAAGGTTTATTTTATCTACAGTCGGATAAAATTCTTTCTTTGTTTTTGTATCATCAATATCCTTTGCCCATCTCACGAAATGGTTTACTGCCCTCTGTGGGCGATAACAATCATAAATTTTCAAGGAGAGAGAGAATCCCTTTAATTCTTCCTGTATTTTCGATAGCGCAACCGCTGTTTTTTCGGTGAGGAAACATTGCGGGGCATTATACCCCTCAATATTTTCACCAACAAAGTTATGGGGGCCGAAATAGCGTATATCCAAAATGATCGAGGGGATTAACTTTTGCACATTCACAAAACCTGCCGGTATATTACTGTTAGGAAAGCCTGGTTTTACAGCAACAGTCTGGATTATAAAAATAAGAAAAAGCATTGAAAAAAAAGATATTATTTTTTGCCTCGCACTTTTCATATAAACCGCCTCGATTTTTATGAACTTTTTAACATATTCTTTTTTTTGAAGCCATGTATTTAATACATTATTTATTTGTCTGTAAATTTAATTTCAATCAATAGATTCCTCGCAGCTCTGCTTCGGGGCACTTCATTCTTGGTATCATTTTATTATCATTATCATTTTGTTATTGACAAGTTGGCATTATTAGAGCAAAATAAAAGTATTATACATAAATAATATACACATAAATGAATATAGATTGCTGCCGGGGGTTCAAAATAAGGGCAATATCCTCTAAATATCAGCAAGGCAACTTGGTTGTACAGAAACCTACGAAGGAGAGCCGTGTAAGCAAACCGGATTCCTGGAAGCAGGTGTTGCCTGATGAAATGCCAATAGCAGTAAATAATTTTGATTCAAACAGACTTATGGAAAAGAACAATCTGCCGTCCGCTTTTAGCAGGAACGAGATACTGCTGCACGCCAACATCCCTACAAAAAAACCCGGTTTGATCAGGAATATGTTTATTGATAAGTACATACAGACACAAAGAAACTCTGTTTTCCTCGAAGATAATCCTGTTGTCGAAATAAAGATCTGATTTTTATTTAAGTATGCGCCCAGCAGGAGTCGAACCTGCAACCTTTGGATTCGTAGTCCAACACTCTATCCATTTGGGCTATGGGCGCACAAGATTGAAATTAATAATAGCATAAAAAACTGTTTGAATGAAAGAGCGCATTTAAAATTATTTAGTAAGCCATCAATCCTGTGGGCTATTTCCTGTATAGTAAATCTGACAATTTACAGTTCTTGAGGAGAGACCGAAAGAAAAAAACATTTCAGGTATTCACCTTCAGGAAAGGGCACAAGCTGTAGATGATCCGTACCGTGTGTATAGCATTCAAGAATGCTCAATGTTTTACGAGTCTTCCCGCCTGCTTCCGAAAGGAGATAGCGGAAATCCTCTAAGGTAAGATGGGCAGAGCATGAACAGGTTACCAGGATACCGTTTTTTAAAAGTATTCCCAGCGCCATTTCATTAATGCTTTTATAGCCGATAATACCCTCTTTTTTCTTCCTGCGGTCTTTTATGAAGGCTGGAGGGTCAAGCACAACAGCGTCAAAGTGCTCTTCCGTATTTTTTAAGTATTTTTTCACATCTTCGCAGACAAACTCGCACTTAGAGATATCAAATCCGTTAAAGATAACATTTTCCCTGGCAAGCTCGATAGCATTCTCAGAAGTATCCACGCTGACAACCCTTTTTGCGCCGCCTGCAATGGCATACACGGAAAATCCGCCGGTGTAGGAAAAACAATTCAGGACAGATGCGTTATTTGCATACTTTATGAATGCCAGACGTTTGTCGCGCTGGTCAAGGAAAAAACCTGTTTTTTGCCCGCCTTTAACATCAACTAAGAATTTAAAACCGTTTTCCAGAATATTGATGATATCCGGGATGGATCCGCTCAAAACCCCTTTTGTTTTTTCAAGGTTTTCGATGTTCCTTGCAGCCATGTCGGAACGCTCGTATATTCCTTTCGGGCTGAGGGTTTTTTCAAGTGCAACGACAATCTCATTTTTCCAGCGCTCAATCCCTCGTGTATGAAACTGGACAACCAGATAATCAGCGTATTTATCAACAATAAGCCCTGGCAGAAAGTCGTTTTCACCGTTAATAACCCTGTAAGCATTGGTTAAGGGGCCTTCTACATATTTTTTTCTTATGTGCCAGGCTTTTTCAATTCTCTTCGAAAAAAAACGTTCATCCACTTCTTCGTCTTTATCATAACCCCAGATGCGGACAGTTATCTGCGAATATGAATTGAAATAACCGGATGCAAGATAATTTCCTTTTTTACTGAGTAGCTTAACAGGTTCACCTGCCTGCAAACCTTCCGGTATAGATTCAAAGGCGCCGGAAAATGCCCAGGGATGGTAGCCCGCTATAGGGCCTATACGTTCCTGTTTAACAATAAGTGTTTTCATGGTCTGTTTAATATATATGAATCGGTGTTAATCGTCAAAAGTTATAATGCCAGCCAGGGATTTTTAGTATGCCGGTGAATATATTAAGAGTTGGGAGACTGGTATGCTTTTCGCCGTGTACCGAGTATTTTACTCTTTACTATCAACCAACTACTATTCACTGTATTGCACAGTAGGAGCAATGGTTTTTTGCATATTCGGTAAAGTATTTTTAGTGAGCGACAGCGAGATACTTTTGAATTTGCGGATGCCCACGTTCCCCCTATGGAAAAATTAGCGAATAACTGGTACTC
The sequence above is drawn from the Pseudomonadota bacterium genome and encodes:
- a CDS encoding ABC transporter permease, which produces MIYRIKFYLRIAFQNLVIHKGRMSLALLGILFAVMSLVAFGNISDGLKKQIDNEIGKFGKGLIILRSGVINVAGRGTRQFGESKSLKLGDVKRIKESLPGVVEAVPFFDITYPARYEEKTLTVNIIGASDAIFKIRNLDLVMGRHFTNNEDIKAEKKAVVGYKVFDNFFQSEDPIGKYIMVYRVPTEIIGVMDEKGTDLAGQDQDLQVYIPINAFMRRYSNVDYIKGAYFKVQDGVSLIEMKQKLKAFIRKIHNMKPEQKDDFSLYTMDDIVKTQEQGIRLVSILTIIASTVSFLIGGLGIFAIMLLSISERKLEIGIRRVVGSRKRDIILQFLTESVIVALVGGALGVSVGFIITMIVSYFSHLPFSLYIGNIVLSLLISTAVGILAGIYPAIQGTKYEPVSVLYQ
- a CDS encoding gamma carbonic anhydrase family protein, which produces MLYHFDGKGTHIGKDTYVSEHVLVIGSVEIGDNCYIGHGVIIHAAQIGALSVIGMGAVLSIYSEIGENTIIAESSVVKMRQIIQDGVVAGGNPAKVIRNIAPKDEEYWGMAKQLYIDLAKKYLTRGMQEIISSP
- a CDS encoding ABC transporter ATP-binding protein, which translates into the protein MIIFKHIKKSYFIGERELPILKGIDLEIGKGEFVILMGVSGSGKTTLMNIVGLLDKQTEGKYEFMGQSIDGLDDEALAGFRNMHIGFVFQQFFLLPYLNAIENVLIPIVYSTKQLKHPREKARQLLGKFGLAERIHNKPSQLSGGEQQRVAIARALINDPDLILADEPTGALDSKTGNEIMELFCMLNEEGKTVIVVTHDPKLASFGKRLIRIEDGSISQDITN
- a CDS encoding efflux RND transporter periplasmic adaptor subunit, with the translated sequence MKLSKKYIVLIIAVIVIVASGLIFYLTGKKGKSEKIGGETFIAKKGNVTYFTEQTGIIKAQVGAIVKVGTRATGTLTHLKYQVGDYVKKGELIAKIDDREILANVSNAEAAIDEQKRDLESKDAQYAYAKLNYEREARLLEKEFTTKDSVDKAKRELDVALAMVQLGKAKVKEAVEKLKTLEVSLSYTKIYAPISGSVSTVSTQEGETVVSGLSAAILITIIDPSKLEMWIYVDETDIGRTKPGVKVEYWVDTYRDKRFPGKIDMIYPQPEIKDNIVYYLAIVKIDPKDAALLRPEMTTHVRIIVEEKTNVLVVPNNAVRFEEGKNVVYINKGKGKSERRAVTIGIRDDSFTEIVSGLAEGEQIVIPAIKKAQTNSTTGVKK
- a CDS encoding class I SAM-dependent rRNA methyltransferase, which translates into the protein MKTLIVKQERIGPIAGYHPWAFSGAFESIPEGLQAGEPVKLLSKKGNYLASGYFNSYSQITVRIWGYDKDEEVDERFFSKRIEKAWHIRKKYVEGPLTNAYRVINGENDFLPGLIVDKYADYLVVQFHTRGIERWKNEIVVALEKTLSPKGIYERSDMAARNIENLEKTKGVLSGSIPDIINILENGFKFLVDVKGGQKTGFFLDQRDKRLAFIKYANNASVLNCFSYTGGFSVYAIAGGAKRVVSVDTSENAIELARENVIFNGFDISKCEFVCEDVKKYLKNTEEHFDAVVLDPPAFIKDRRKKKEGIIGYKSINEMALGILLKNGILVTCSCSAHLTLEDFRYLLSEAGGKTRKTLSILECYTHGTDHLQLVPFPEGEYLKCFFLSVSPQEL
- a CDS encoding M15 family metallopeptidase, translated to MKSARQKIISFFSMLFLIFIIQTVAVKPGFPNSNIPAGFVNVQKLIPSIILDIRYFGPHNFVGENIEGYNAPQCFLTEKTAVALSKIQEELKGFSLSLKIYDCYRPQRAVNHFVRWAKDIDDTKTKKEFYPTVDKINLFKDGYIAAKSSHSRGSTVDLTIVPVPVPKQEDYVASQSLKACFLPFDKRFKDNSIDMGTGFDCFHELSHPGNRQIGLQQRINRMLLKTLMETQGFKNYDQEWWHFTLKDEPFPNTYFNFIIE
- a CDS encoding transporter substrate-binding domain-containing protein, which codes for MKFKILIAFVAFILTANLVYAAKTIIATGHPEYPPVMWQEGDNIVGVGPEIVKMAFGEIGITVDSKFKGSWTQVQEGIKEGAIDMMVGIYMTAQYKTFMNYSVPYMKDPVVIFVEKDKTFPYKKWDDLIGKKGTTTIGDSFGKEFDKFIAGKLTISRFLKAEDNFNKLLSAEADYFISALYSGLVEAEKLGISDKIEYLPAYATAEMFYISISKESKFIRYLPQINEKIEKLVKDGTVDKLIDEKMKYYLEGIKGKR
- a CDS encoding ABC transporter permease, with product MKILYYYRGRVIFSLIGVTLGIFTICIIITTIDGANKKAHDIFEVLGPDSIMVFGGGERQRAARVRVMSLTFRDADSLSRVEGIYDLMKVYQVRNVMMQYNGRKWQTQVVGSTTNYFDSFSWGFQAGSVFTVDDYNNAEAVCIIGSKVYNELFQDESALGKAILVGKRPTKVIGVLEEKGGGMGGPNIDDRVIMPLTTVMSRIANEKRYLGMMRLKSNRDIDKTVEDLRSVLRSNHGLRGTAEDDFTIRSSKDIMKFVTVISGQLFLFLGIAAIVALVVSGFVLANLFYLTIQERRKDIGIRRAYGATKRGILLSFLFEAILVTLMGGIAGILLSLVLGGTLEKLLDIPMLFSYKVIFFALLFSFLTGLLSGLKPALRASRIEPIEAIRG